Proteins from a genomic interval of Salinivibrio kushneri:
- a CDS encoding acyl-CoA dehydrogenase: MSSQTSLRRSLVSDKAFTFFKKVLPPLSATEREAMEAGSVWWDGELFSGSPNWKTLHQYGKPTLTAEEQSFIDNQLETLLAMLDDFKIVQEQKDLPEEVWDYLKKERFFSLIIPKEYGGLAFSALANSTIVSRIATRSLSAAVTVMVPNSLGPGELLTHYGTQDQRDYWLPRLADGREVPCFGLTGPEAGSDAGSIPDHGVVCMGEHNGEQVLGIRLSWNKRYITLAPVATVVGLAFKLGDPDGLLGDKKDLGITCALVPADHPGVEIGDRHNPLNMAFMNGTTKGEDVFIPIDWVIGGKDYAGRGWRMLVECLSAGRGISLPALGTAVGHLATRTTGAYSYVRKQFGMHIGRFEGVAEALGRMSGLNYLIESTRTLTTTALDQGEKPAIITAISKYHMTEIARTILNDSMDVHAGRAIQLGPLNYIGHHYFGIPVAITVEGANILTRNLMIFGQGATRCHPYVLEEMEAAANPDQEAGAQAFDKLLFKHIGHATKNSVMGLVNALTGSLTNRAPVSGETAKYYRHLTRMSRALAVTTDVAMLSLGGELKRREMLSARLGDVLSHLYMASATLKRYEDEGRPSQDLPMVHYALQYCLAQCAKAFDGAFNNFPAKGVGRSLRVLLFPLGMHYKMPSDKLLNQIAEQLMTPSAERDRWTHLCYVGDKADDPVAVMERAFTAMWACRDTEKALIKAVKAKQIDGKASLADRSQQAVEQNLITADARDKLLEADALRAYAVQVDDFKAEWFTSSQLEGGAIAKPNPSKAA, translated from the coding sequence ATGAGCTCTCAAACTTCATTACGTCGCTCACTGGTGAGTGATAAAGCGTTTACTTTCTTCAAAAAAGTGCTGCCACCGTTATCCGCCACTGAGCGTGAAGCGATGGAAGCCGGCAGTGTGTGGTGGGACGGTGAACTCTTCTCCGGATCGCCAAACTGGAAGACGTTGCACCAGTATGGTAAGCCAACACTCACAGCGGAAGAGCAATCGTTTATCGACAACCAGCTAGAAACCCTCCTGGCGATGTTGGATGATTTTAAAATTGTCCAAGAGCAAAAAGATCTGCCGGAAGAAGTCTGGGATTATCTGAAAAAAGAGCGCTTTTTCTCGCTGATCATTCCCAAAGAATACGGTGGCCTCGCGTTCTCGGCGCTGGCCAACTCCACCATTGTATCGCGCATTGCCACCCGTAGCTTAAGCGCAGCGGTGACCGTGATGGTGCCTAACTCACTGGGGCCGGGTGAACTGTTGACCCATTATGGTACCCAAGACCAGCGTGACTATTGGCTGCCACGCTTGGCCGATGGCCGTGAAGTGCCGTGCTTTGGCTTAACTGGCCCAGAAGCCGGATCCGATGCTGGCAGTATTCCAGACCACGGCGTGGTATGCATGGGTGAGCACAATGGTGAACAAGTGCTGGGGATCCGCTTAAGCTGGAACAAACGCTACATTACACTCGCGCCCGTAGCGACCGTGGTGGGCTTGGCGTTTAAACTGGGTGATCCAGACGGCCTGCTGGGGGACAAAAAAGACCTCGGCATCACCTGTGCCTTGGTTCCGGCAGACCACCCAGGCGTTGAAATTGGCGATCGTCACAACCCGCTCAACATGGCATTTATGAATGGCACCACCAAGGGCGAGGATGTCTTTATCCCGATTGATTGGGTCATCGGCGGTAAAGATTACGCAGGCCGTGGTTGGCGCATGCTGGTGGAGTGTCTCTCTGCTGGGCGGGGGATTTCGTTGCCCGCTCTGGGGACGGCGGTAGGGCATCTCGCCACCCGTACCACAGGCGCTTATAGTTATGTGCGTAAACAGTTTGGTATGCACATTGGCCGCTTTGAAGGGGTGGCAGAAGCCTTGGGCCGCATGAGCGGGTTGAACTACTTAATTGAATCAACCCGCACCCTCACCACCACCGCGCTTGATCAGGGAGAAAAACCGGCAATCATCACCGCGATTTCCAAATACCACATGACCGAAATTGCGCGCACCATCTTGAATGATTCGATGGACGTGCACGCGGGTCGTGCGATTCAGTTAGGGCCACTTAACTACATCGGCCATCATTACTTTGGTATTCCGGTGGCCATCACCGTGGAAGGCGCGAACATTCTTACCCGCAACCTCATGATCTTTGGTCAGGGGGCGACCCGTTGTCACCCTTACGTGCTCGAAGAGATGGAAGCGGCGGCGAACCCAGACCAAGAGGCCGGCGCCCAAGCGTTTGATAAATTACTGTTCAAACACATTGGCCATGCCACCAAAAACAGCGTGATGGGGCTGGTCAACGCGCTGACCGGATCACTGACCAACCGCGCACCGGTGAGTGGCGAGACGGCCAAATACTATCGTCACCTTACCCGCATGAGTCGTGCACTGGCGGTGACCACTGATGTGGCGATGTTGTCACTGGGCGGTGAGCTGAAACGCCGAGAAATGCTATCCGCGCGTCTGGGGGACGTTCTGAGCCATCTGTATATGGCGTCGGCGACGTTGAAGCGTTATGAAGATGAGGGCCGTCCGAGCCAAGATCTGCCGATGGTGCACTATGCGCTGCAATATTGCCTAGCCCAGTGTGCCAAAGCGTTTGATGGGGCCTTTAATAACTTCCCTGCCAAAGGGGTGGGCCGCAGCCTACGTGTGCTATTGTTCCCGCTCGGCATGCACTACAAAATGCCCTCTGACAAGCTGCTTAATCAGATTGCCGAGCAGTTAATGACACCGAGCGCAGAGCGCGACCGTTGGACGCACTTATGCTATGTGGGCGACAAAGCCGACGATCCGGTGGCGGTGATGGAGCGTGCGTTTACTGCGATGTGGGCGTGTCGTGACACCGAAAAAGCCCTGATCAAAGCGGTGAAAGCCAAGCAGATTGATGGCAAAGCCAGCTTGGCGGATCGCTCGCAACAAGCGGTTGAGCAAAACCTCATCACCGCTGATGCGCGTGACAAACTGCTAGAGGCTGATGCACTGCGTGCTTATGCGGTGCAAGTGGATGACTTTAAAGCCGAATGGTTTACCTCTAGCCAGTTAGAAGGCGGTGCCATTGCCAAGCCCAATCCAAGCAAAGCGGCATAA